GACGTCTTCGAGATCGAAGTTGCCGAATTCGGCCTGGCGCTCCGCAACCCGCTGAAGGTGGCCGCCGAGGAAGAGATCGCCGTCAGGCAGCTCTGAATTCAAGACCTGGCCGCATTCGGCGGCCGGCTCTTTGCTCGTAAACGGTAAAGGAGGCTTGTTAAGCCCATGACCATTTATCAAAATCTGATCGCCGGCGAATGGGTCGGCTCGAATGCGACGAAGAACATCAACCCGTCGGATACGAATGAAGTCGTCGGCCTCTATGCCGACGGCAGCGCTGATGACACGAGAAACGCCATCGCCGCCGCCAAGGCCGCCTTCCCGGCCTGGTCGCGCTCGGGCATCTGGGAGCGCCACGTCATCCTGAAGAAGACGGGCGACGAGATCATGGCGCGCAAGGACGAACTGGGCGCGCTGCTTGCCCGCGAAGAAGGCAAGACGCTGCCGGAAGCCACCGGTGAGGTGATCCGCGCGTCGCAGATTTTCGAATTCTTCGCCGGTGAAGCGCTGCGGCTGGCCGGTGAAGTCATTCCGTCGGTTCGCCCGAATATCGGCGTCGAAATCACCCGCGAGGCGCTCGGTGTCATCGGCATCATCACGCCGTGGAACTTCCCGATCGCCATTCCCGCCTGGAAGATCGCGCCGGCGCTCTGCTACGGCAACACCATCGTCTTCAAGCCGGCCGAACTGGTGCCCGCCTGTTCCTGGGCGATCGTCGATATCCTCAACCGCGCCGGCCTGCCGAAGGGCGTGCTGAACCTCGTCATGGGCAAGGGCTCGGTCGTCGGCCAGGCCATGCTCGAAAGCCCCGACGTTCACGGCATCACCTTCACCGGTTCCACCGGCACCGGCAGGCGCGTCGCCGCCGCCTCCATCGAGCATAACCGCAAGTTCCAGCTGGAAATGGGCGGCAAGAACCCGATGGTCGTGCTTGACGATGCCGATCTCAACGTCGCCGTCGAGGCCGCCGCCAATTCCGGCTTCTTCTCGACCGGCCAGCGCTGCACCGCTTCCTCGCGCCTGATCGTCACCGAAGGCATTCACGACAAGTTCGTCGCAGCACTCACCGACAAGCTGAAGACACTCGTCGTCGACAACGCGCTGAAGGCGGGCACTCATATCGGACCTGTCGTCGATGAGCGGCAGTTGAAGACCGATACCGACTATATCGAGATCGGCAAGTCGGAAGGCGCCAAACTTGCCTTCGGCGGAGAGGTGATCTCGCGCGACACGCCCGGCTTCTACCTGCAGCCGACGCTGTTTACCGAAGCGACCAACCAGATGCGCATTTCGCGCGAGGAGATCTTCGGGCCTGTGGTCTCGGTAATCCGGGCGAAGGATTACGACGAGGCGCTTGCCATCGCCAACGACACGCCGTTCGGCCTTTCGGCCGGCATCGCCACCACCAGCCTGAAACATGCGACGCACTTCAAGCGCAATTCCGAGGCTGGCATGGTGATGGTCAACCTGCCGACGGCAGGCGTCGATTTCCACGTGCCGTTCGGCGGCCGCAAGGGTTCGTCCTACGGCCCGCGCGAGCAGGGCAAGTACGCCGCCGAATTCTACACAACCGTCAAGACCGCCTACACCCTGGCTTGAGACAAGTGCGATAACCTGGGCCGTACGAGGCGGTCCGGCGATATCCTGAAGGATAGAGACGATGAAAAAGAAAGCGGAATGGCCGCGCAGGCTGAGGTCGCAGGAATGGTACGGCGGTACGAGCCGCGACGTGATCTATCACCGCGGCTGGCTTAAGAACCAGGGTTATCCGCACGACCTGTTCGACGGCCGGCCGGTGATCGGCATCCTCAACACCTGGTCGGATATGACCCCGTGCAACGGTCATCTCAGAGAGCTCGCCGAGAAGGTGAAGGCGGGCGTATGGGAGGCCGGCGGCTTCCCGCTTGAGGTGCCGGTGTTCTCGGCATCCGAAAACACCTTCCGCCCGACGGCGATGATGTATCGCAATCTTGCCGCGCTGGCGGTGGAAGAGGCGATCCGCGGGCAGCCGATGGATGGCTGCGTACTGCTGGTGGGCTGCGACAAGACCACGCCGTCGCTTATCATGGGGGCGGCTTCCTGCGACCTGCCTTCGATCGTCGTCACAGGCGGACCGATGCTGAACGGCTATTTCCGTGGCGAACGGGTCGGCTCGGGCACGCATCTGTGGAAGTTTTCCGAAATGGTGAAGGCCGGCGAGATGACGCAGGCCGAATTCCTCGAGGCGGAAGCCTCGATGAGCCGTTCGTCGGGCACCTGCAACACCATGGGCACCGCCTCCACCATGGCTTCCATGGCCGAGGCGCTCGGCATGGCGCTCTCTGGCAATGCTGCGATCCCGGGCGTCGATTCCCGCCGCAAGGTCATGGCGCAGCTGACCGGCCGGCGTATCGTGCAGATGGTCAAGGATGACCTGAAGCCCTCCGAGATCATGACGAAGCAAGCCTTCGAGAATGCCATTCGCACCAACGCGGCCATCGGTGGATCGACCAATGCCGTCATCCACCTGCTCGCCATCGCCGGCCGTGTCGGCATTGATCTTTCGCTTGATGACTGGGACCGCTGCGGCCGTGACGTCCCGACCATCGTCAACCTGATGCCGTCGGGCAAGTATCTGATGGAGGAGTTCTTCTATGCCGGCGGCCTGCCGGTGGTGCTGAAGCGCCTCGGCGAAGCAGGCCTCCTGCACAAGGACGCGCTGACGGTATCCGGCGAAACCGTCTGGGACGAGGTCAAGGACGTCGTCAACTGGAACGAAGACGTTATCCTGCCGGCCGAAAAGGCGCTGACAGCTTCGGGCGGCATCGTCGTGCTGCGCGGCAACCTCGCGCCGAAGGGCGCGGTGCTGAAGCCTTCGGCGGCTTCGCCGCATCTGCTGGTGCACAAGGGCAGGGCTGTTGTCTTCGAGGACATCGACGACTACAAGGCCAAGATCAACGACGATAACCTCGACATCGACGAAACCTGCATCATGGTCATGAAGAACTGTGGGCCGAAGGGCTATCCCGGGATGGCCGAGGTCGGCAATATGGGGCTGCCGCCGAAGGTGCTGAAGAAGGGCATCCTCGATATGGTGCGCATTTCCGACGCCCGCATGTCCGGAACGGCCTACGGTACCGTCGTCCTGCACACCTCGCCGGAAGCGGCTGTCGGCGGGCCGCTGGCGGTCGTGAAAAACGGCGACATGATCGAGCTCGACGTGCCGAACCGTCGTCTGCATCTTGACATTTCCGAGGAGGAACTGGCGCGGCGGCTCGCCGAATGGCAGCCGAACCATGATCTGCCTACATCCGGCTATGCCTTCCTGCATCAGCAGCATGTCGAAGGGGCAGATACCGGCGCCGATCTCGACTTCCTCAAGGGATGTCGTGGAAACGCCGTCGGCAAGGACAGCCACTGACCGGGTGGAAAGAGACTGAAATAGATCAAAAGGCGGGGCATTGCCCCGCCTTTTTCTTGTTCTTCCCGGCCGATGGCAATCAGCCGTTCAATACTGCCATGTGGTGGTTTTCCCCGGCGCCATGTTCGAAGAGTGCGCGGATCGCCGGCCATTTGCGGCGGAAGGCAGCGACGCAGGCGGGGTCGAAATGCGATCCGCTGCAGGCGATGATTTCCTCGTAGGCCTGCTCGATCGGCCATGCCTGCTTGTAGGGCCGGTCGGAGCAGAGCGCTTCGAAGACGTCGGCGACGGCGACGATGCGGGCTTCGATCGGGATTGCGTCGCCGGACAGGCCCTTGGGATAGCCGCTTCCGTCCCATTTCTCATGATGGCCGGCGATGATGGCGGTTGCGACGCGCGAAAGCTCGGCGGAGCTGTTGGCAAGAATGGCGACACCGATCGGGACATGCTCGCGCATGCGTTCGATCTCGTGCCGCTCGAGCTTACCCGGCTTCTGCAGGATGGCGTCGGGAATGGCGATCTTGCCGATATCGTGCAGGGGAGCGGCGAGATAGATATTGCGCCGCTGGATGCGATCGAGGCCGAGGCCTTCGGCAATCAGCTCGGCGATATTGGCGACGCGCTCGATATGATCGCCGGTATTGCCGTCACGCGAGGCCATCGCCTGGGCAAGGCACCAGATGATCTCCTGTTCGCGCATGTCGGCCTGTTCTGTGGCATGCCGGAAGGCCATGTCGAGTGATTTTGCCCGGTCGGCAAGCGCCAGCTGGGCCTTATGCAGGGCCATCAGGTTGAGGACGCGCGCCTGCAGTTCCAACGGGTCGAAGGGCTTGGCGAGAAAATCCGTGGCGCCGGCCTCCAGCGCTTCCAGCCGAACCGACCGCTTCGCCTGCGAGGTGATCATCACAACGGGCACATCCTCATAGCCCGGCCGGCGGCGCAGCCTGCGGATCATCTCGATACCGTTCATCTGAGGCATCATATAATCGACCAGCACGACGTCGAAATCGACGGCCTGGCAGCGATCAAGGGCTTCGAGCGGATTGGTGAAGCTTTCGACCACACAGCCGGCGAAACCACGGACGGCGGTCTCAAGGGCGAGAAGGCTAGATTCGCTGTCGTCGACGATAAGAAGAGGCATGGACGATCCCGTTAAATCCCAGAAACAAACAGGCCGCCCTCATCGGAGGGCGCGTTCGTCGCCTCATCCGTGCCGGCAGCTGAATATCATCATGAAAGCCTGCATCATGCCGCTTCTTGAACGGCGCCTGCCGAAATACACCAGGCGTCGCCGCAGACAAGCTTGTGCCTGCGGCCTTAAAATAGAGTTTAGTCTGCAATGAAAAATTGAGGAACGGCAATTATAACGTGCGCCGCGTGCCGGAATCAGGCGAAATTTCGGGACCGCCGGGCTCTATATTCAAGTCCAACATGTTTGTTTCGCGGCGCGTTCGGCAGCTATTCCATCGGCCCTATCGCAGGTGCGGTAAAGCTGTCTGTATGCCCGGCTCAGCTTTGGCTCTGGCTTTGCATCTGTCCGCCATCCTCGACCTTCACGGTGACCGACAGCGTTTCGCCCGGCGTGCCGATGCGCATGCCTGAAATCGGCGCGGCATCACGATAGCAGAGGCCGGAGGCGACTCTGATGTAACGGGCATCCGGGCAGATCTCGTTGGCGGGATCGAAGCCGACCCAGCCGAGGCCGGGAATATGCGCCTCTGCCCAGGCATGGGTCGCCGCCTGTTCGATCTTTTCCTCCATCATCAAATAACCGGAGATGTAACGCGCCGGCACCTGCAGGGCGCGGGCGGCGGCAATGAAAATATGCGCATGGTCCTGACAGACGCCGCTCTTCCTCTCCAGCGCCTGCTCGGCGGTCGTCTCGGTATTGCTGGTGCCGGGCCTGTAATCGACCGTTTCGTGGATCGCCGCCATCAGCGCATGCATGCGGGCAAGCTCGTTATCGCCACCAACGCCCTTGATCAGTTCCTTCACCAGCTTGCCACCCTTGGTCAGCGGCGTGTCGCGCAGGAAGAGCCAAAGCGGGCAGAAGCCGGTATGCGGGCCGGTGACGCCGTTGTTATCCCCTGTCTCGACCTCGCCTTCGGCGAGGATACGCGTTACGTCCTGCTCGCCTTCCAGCGAGACCAGATTGACGTGATTGCCGTACTGGTCGTCATATTCGACCTCCGGCGTAGCGCCCTCGACCTTCAGGGCCCAACCGAGTACTTTTTGAGTGGCGTTTGTCGGCGGCGTCAGCCGTAGCCGTTGCAGCGAGAATTGCGCCGGTTCGTCGTAGCGGTATTCGGTGAGGTGGCTGATCTTCAGTCTCATATTGTTATCCGCTTATACATAGAACCGGTAGCCGTCGGAAATTTCCGCGCCGAGCTTGTTATTGCGCGAGACGAAATCCTCCAGGAACTCGTGCAGGCCCTGATCCATGATATCCCGGATCGCCCTCGTCTGCAGTGTCGTGCGGATTGAATCCGCGGTATCGTGGGCAGGGAGCCGCGCCTCGTAATCCTGGGCCAGATAGCCGAGATTGCTGACGATCTTCTCGTAGCAATAGGCAAGCGAGCGCGGCATCTGGACATTGAGGGTCAGGAAGTCGGCAATGTTCATTGCCCGGTATTCGCCGTCATAGGCCCAACTATAGGCACGGTGCGCGGAGACTGAGCGCAGGATCGATTCCCACTGCACGTTGTCGAGGGAAGAGCCGACAGCCGAGACCGAGGGCAGCAGCACGTAATATTTCACGTCGAGGATGCGGCTGGTATTGTCGGCCCGCTCGATGAAGGTGCCGATGCGGGCAAAATTATAGAGCTCGTTGCGCAGTGTCGAGCCATGGAAGGCACCGCGAATGAGGCCGGCGCGGCGCTTGATGACATCGATCACCTCTGGCATTTCGGCCGCCTTGACGCGCTTTTCGAGCAGTGACTTCAGGTCGATCCAGCATTCGTTGGTGGCTTCCCAGGTCTCACGCGTCAGCGCCGTGCGCACCATGCGGGCATTGTTGCGGCCGGAATCGATGCAAGACATGACGCTCGACGGATTGGTGCGATCGCGCAGGAGATAGTCGATCGCGTCGGCGTTGGTCAGCTTGTTGTGGCCTTCGTCATAAGCCTCGCGCACGCCCGCACTTTGCAGCACGCCATCCCAATTGTCATCGCCAGTGCTGCTGCGGGTCAGCGACATGCGCAACCCCGCATCGATCAGGCGGGCTATATTTTCGGCGCGCTCGATGTAACGAAACATCCAGTAGAGGCCGTTTGCTGTTCTTCCGAGCATCAGTCCTCCAATACCCAAGTGTCTTTGGTGCCGCCGCCCTGGCTGGAATTGACCACCAGCGAGCCTTGCTTCAGCGCCACGCGGGTGAGCCCGCCCGGAATGATCTGTACCTTGTCGGATACAAGCACATAGGGGCGAAGGTCGACATGGCGCGGCGCAATGCCCTTGTTGACGAGGATCGGCACGGTGGAGAGCGACAGCGTCGGCTGGGCGATGTAATTGTTCGGCTTGGCTTTCAGCTTCTCGGCGAAATCGGCGCGCTCCTTCTTCGACGCCGTCGGGCCGACCAGCATGCCGTAGCCGCCGGAGCCGTGCACCTCCTTGACCACGAGCTCTTCCAGGTGTTCCAGCACATATTTCAGGCTGTCGGCTTCCGAACAGCGCCAGGTCGGCACGTTTTCGAGCAGCGCCTTGCGGCCGGTATAGAATTCGACGATCTCGGGCATATAGGAGTAGATCGCCTTGTCGTCGCAAATGCCGGTGCCCGGCGCATTGGCGATGGTGATGTTGCCGGAGCGGTAGACATCCATGATGCCGGGAATGCCGAGCGCGGAATCGGATCGGAAGGTCAGGGGATCGAGGAAATCGTCGTCGACGCGGCGGTAGAGCACGTCGATCGCTTCGTAACCGCGTGTCGTCCTCATCTTCACCTTGCCGTCGATGACGCGCAGATCCGCACCCTCGACCAGTTCGACGCCCATCATGTCGGCGAGGAACGAATGCTCGTAATAGGCGGAATTGTAGATGCCCGGCGTCAGCACGGCGACGCGAGGCTTGCCCTTGCAGCCGGGAGGGGCGAGCGAGGCGAGGCTTTGACGCAGCAGATAGGGATAATCCTCGACACGCTGCACCTTGTTCTCGTGAAAGAGCTCAGGGAACATCTGCATCATGGTTTCCCGGTTTTCCAGCATGTAGCTGACACCGGAGGGCGTGCGGGCATTATCCTCCAGCACGTAAAACTGGTCCTCGCCGGTGCGCACGATGTCGGTGCCGACGATGTGGGTGTAGACGCCGCCGGGCGGCCGGAAACCGATCATTTCGGGGATGAAGGTGACGTTGTTTTCGATCAGCTCGCGCGGAACGCGGCCGGCGCGGATGATCTCCTGCTTATGGTAGATATCGTCGAGAAAGGCGTTAAGCGCGATCACCCGCTGCTCGATGCCTTGGGCGAGCTTGCGCCATTCGCGGGCGGAGATGATGCGGGGAATGATGTCGAAGGGGATGAGTTTTTCGGAACTGTCGGCATGGCCGTAGACCGCGAAGGTGATGCCGGTCTTCCGGAAGATGTTTTCCGCATCGCGGGATTTGGCAATCAGATGCGCCCGGTCTTGGCTGTTGTACCACTCGAAGTATTTTTCATAAGGCGGGCGAGAACTTTCGTCCCCGGTAATCATTTCATCAAATGCCAAAGGCTCGGCTCCCCTTTTTTGTTCATTTGAATACAACGCAAATGGCAATGCAAGAACCATGCGCATTTCGAGGAAAAGATTTTGCGCTGCGGGAAACGGGTGAAAATCTGGGCATTTAAAGTGATGCGGTGCGGCATGGCGGATGGTGGATCTCGATGCTTGCGCAAAATCTGAGCATGTGATTGTTTTTCGTTCGGCCTACTGCATAATTTCACCCTTAAATCGACTCCGCTTTAAGGGTGAAATTATGCCGCAATGAAAGTGCTACAACGTCCTTTGCGCCTCTCGAAAAGACGCGCGGCGCTGTAGACGGTCGAATATGGTCATGCGCGGGCAACCGCGGGCTGGCGCGACCGCCACTGGATCGCTGCCATCAGCGAAATTTCAGATAAGCATCAACGCTTCGCCTTTGACGGCGGCGGCCGGGTAGGGCTATCAGCACGGCACCTCTTCTCTCCCGAGCCGCTCCATGTCCCTCGATCGCCTTGCCCCCGCCGTCTTCGTCCTGCTCTGGTCCACGGGCTGGGTGGTGGCGAAATACGCCTCGCTGCATTCCGAGCCCTTCACCTTTCTTTCGATACGCTACGCGCTGTCGGCGGCGGCATTCCTGGCGCTCTGCCTGGTGGTGCGGGCGCAATGGCCGAGCCGGGCGGCGGCGCTGCGCGCCGTCTATTCCGGCTTCTTCCTGCATGGCTTCTATCTCGCCGGCCTCTGGTGGGCGATCGCCAACGGCGTGCCGGCCGGCATATCCGGCATCATCGCGGCGCTGCAGCCGCTGTTGACGGCGATGGCCGCTCCCTTCCTCATCGGCGAGCGGCTGCAGCAGGCACAGAAACTCGGCCTTGCCCTTGGCTTCGTCGGCATTGCCATCGCCATTTCGCCGAAGCTGCTCGATCCGGCGACCGCCGATCTCACGCATGCCGCCCTGCCGCTGGCGATCAATCTCGTCGCCATGGCGTCCGTCACCTACGGCACGCTCTATCAAAAGAAACACCTGCAAGCCGGCGACCTCCGAACCATCGCGACCCTGCAATATGTCGGCGCGCTGATCCTCACGCTGCCGCTGTCGCTGGTCTTCGAGCATCAGCATTTCGATGGCGCCGCGCAGGCCTATGGCGCGCTGGCCTGGTCGGTCTTCGGTCTATCGATGGGCGGCGTCGGGCTGCTGCTCTATCTGATCCGCCGGGGTCAGGTGTCACGCGCCGCCTCGCTGATCTACCTGATGCCGCCGGCGGTTGCTCTCGAAGCCTTCATCGCCTTCGGGGAACCGCTGACCCTGCCGCTGATCGTCGGCACCGTGGTGGTCGTGACAGGCGTCTATCTGACGAACCGCAGGGCGTTCAGAGAGCATAGGCCTGCAGAGGCGTAGATAACAAAAAGGCCGGAGATCTCCGGCCTTTTTGCTTTTCAATCGTTCGACGTTCAGGCGCGTTCGCGGCGCTGGCCGCCACCGTTGCGGGAGCCGGAGCCACCGCGACGATTGCCGCCGTTGCCGTCGCGGCGCGGTTCGCCGGCCTGGGCCTGCTGCGGGCCGCGGTCCTCGCCATGCTTGCGGGCCGGGCGGCCGTGGGCATGGCGGCTGTTGCCGCGGTGATGACCGCTCGGCTCACCATTGGCATGGGCGCCGTGATGGGCCGGACGCTGCGGCTTTGCAGAGGCGCGGAAATCGGAGGTCGAGGCCAGATCGTTGTCGGGGCCGAGATCCGGGGTCGCTTCACCGCGGCGCTGACCGCGGAAGTCCTCGTTGCGGCTGGTCGGGCGCTCCGGACGCGGACGACGCTCCTCGCCGCCGGCGCGGACTTCGCTGCCTTCACCTTCGCGGCGCGGGCGGCGTTCCTGACGGCTGCCGCGATGCTCGGAGCGATTCTGGTCGCCACGGCCTTCGCCACGACCCTGACCTTCGCGACCCTGGCCGCCATTGCGATTGCGGTTGTTGCCGTTGCCGTTGGCGCGACGGGGGCCGCCGCCGATGTTTGCCGGCGCTTCGCCGCTGGCGACAGTGATGTCGATGCCCATCAGGCGCTCGATATCACGCAGCAGCTTGGCTTCGTCGGGAGCGCAGAAAGCGATGGCGATGCCGTCGCGGCCGGCACGCGCCGTGCGGCCGATGCGATGCACATAGGCGTCGGGCACTTCAGGCAGGTCGTAGTTGTAGACGTGGCTGACGGCCGGAATGTCGATGCCGCGGGCGGCGACGTCGGTGGCGATCAGCGTCTTGATGCTGCCGTCGCGGAAGGCCTTCAGCGCCCGCTCGCGCTGACCCTGGCTCTTGTTGCCGTGGATCGAGGCGACGGAATAGCCGATGTTTTCGAGATGCTTCATCAGCTTCTCGGCACCGTGCTTGGTGCGCAGGAAGACCATGGCGCGGCCATCGGGGTTTTCGGTCAGCGACTTGCGGAGCAGCTCCGTCTTGTCGTTCTTGCCGGCGACGAAATGAACGTACTGCTCGACCTTGTCGGCAGCCTTACCTGGAGGCGTGACTTCGACCTTGACGGGATCGACGAGATATTCGCCGGCAAGATCGGCGATCGCCTTCGGCATGGTCGCCGAGAACAGCATGGTCTGACGCTTTTTCGGCACCATCTTGGCGATCTTGCGCAGATCGTGGACGAAGCCGAGGTCGAGCATCTGGTCGGCTTCGTCGAGCACGAGATAGCGAACGGCAGTCAGCGTGATCGCGCGGCGATTGATGAGGTCGAGCAGCCGGCCGGGCGTGGCGACGAGAATATCTGTGCCCTTTTCAAGCTGAAGCTGCTGCTTGTTGATCGAGACGCCGCCGACGACGACATTGATGCGCAGCGACGACTTGCGGATGAATTTCTTCAGGCTCTCGGCGATCTGGTTCACCAGTTCGCGGGTCGGCGCAAGGATCAGCGTGCGCGTCGTGCGGTTGTCGGGGCGCCGTTCATCGGCGAGCAGCTTTTCGATAAGCGGCAGTCCGAAAGCAGCGGTCTTGCCGGTGCCGGTCTGGGCAAGGCCGATCAGGTCGCGGCCTTCGAGGAGGAGAGGAATGGCATGTTCCTGGATCGGCGTCGGCGTTTCGATGCCGAGCTGGAACAAAGTAGCGACGATCGGCTTGGAGACACCAAGCGATTCAAAATTAGTCAAGGTATAACCTTTCGGGGCGCCACAATGACTATCGCCGGAACGCACCATGCGATCCGGTTTCATTCTGGCGTCAAGAACCCCGCGTGAAGTGGGAACTTGTGAGTTGGAAAAAGCTTTCCAGCGCTTCTGGCCGCTCATGGGAGTGCGGCGCTCTATCGAAATGCGCTTTTGTCCCTTCTTCCTGCATCTGTATTTTTCAGCAGGGGCACGCTCACGCGGCGGCCGGAAGGGTGAAAGCTGACCCGCATTTGGGCTAGTTCGCGTGGAAAGTCAAGTGCGGTGCACAAGAAAGCCTCAGCCTTGGTCAGGTGAGGGCATGACGAGGACGAAGCTTTGCGATGCGGTCTCCGCGCCGTTGACGAGGATGGCGATGCGATGTTCGCCTGGATAATAACGCCGCGTCGTGATCGGCCGCATGGCGTGGCGACGCCCAATTGTATGGCTTTGCCCCGGAGCGAGCATTATCGCCTTGCACTTGAACACCTTGGGTGAGAGCGAACCGTCGCTCTTCACATGGTGAACGGCGTAGTCGATCATCAGCGACTGCGCTCGCTCGCCTGCATTCGTCACCCGGATTTCGAAATCCAGCCCTTCGCCGAACATCACCTCGCCGTTTACGAGCCGCAGTTCGCACTCGAGCGAATCGCTGGCGGCGAAGCCGAAATTGGCGAGCGCCTGCGCGTGGCCGTTCTTCAGCAGCGTGCGCGAGGCATGTTTCAGCAGCCAGCGGCGTTCGGAGGAAGCGCCGTCGATATGGCCGGCGATGAAGGCGGCGACCAGATCGGGGTGATCCTTGGCGACATCGTTCAGGCTGTTGGCCACGGATCGGCGCACATAATCCTCCGGATCATCCATCAGCGCGGTCAGGATGGGCAGGATCGGCGCCGGATCCTTCACGAGCTGCGGCAGGCGCATCGCCCAGGGCAGGCGCGGCCGCGTTCCCTCGCTCGCCAGCCGGCGCACATGCTGGTCGGGATCGTCGACCCAGCCTGAAACGATGGCAAGCGCGCGCTGCTGGTCGCGGTGGATAAAGGGGCGGATGCCGAATTCGGCGGTGAAATGCGGCGTCAGCGCCTT
The nucleotide sequence above comes from Rhizobium indicum. Encoded proteins:
- a CDS encoding aldehyde dehydrogenase family protein; this encodes MTIYQNLIAGEWVGSNATKNINPSDTNEVVGLYADGSADDTRNAIAAAKAAFPAWSRSGIWERHVILKKTGDEIMARKDELGALLAREEGKTLPEATGEVIRASQIFEFFAGEALRLAGEVIPSVRPNIGVEITREALGVIGIITPWNFPIAIPAWKIAPALCYGNTIVFKPAELVPACSWAIVDILNRAGLPKGVLNLVMGKGSVVGQAMLESPDVHGITFTGSTGTGRRVAAASIEHNRKFQLEMGGKNPMVVLDDADLNVAVEAAANSGFFSTGQRCTASSRLIVTEGIHDKFVAALTDKLKTLVVDNALKAGTHIGPVVDERQLKTDTDYIEIGKSEGAKLAFGGEVISRDTPGFYLQPTLFTEATNQMRISREEIFGPVVSVIRAKDYDEALAIANDTPFGLSAGIATTSLKHATHFKRNSEAGMVMVNLPTAGVDFHVPFGGRKGSSYGPREQGKYAAEFYTTVKTAYTLA
- the araD gene encoding L-arabinonate dehydratase is translated as MKKKAEWPRRLRSQEWYGGTSRDVIYHRGWLKNQGYPHDLFDGRPVIGILNTWSDMTPCNGHLRELAEKVKAGVWEAGGFPLEVPVFSASENTFRPTAMMYRNLAALAVEEAIRGQPMDGCVLLVGCDKTTPSLIMGAASCDLPSIVVTGGPMLNGYFRGERVGSGTHLWKFSEMVKAGEMTQAEFLEAEASMSRSSGTCNTMGTASTMASMAEALGMALSGNAAIPGVDSRRKVMAQLTGRRIVQMVKDDLKPSEIMTKQAFENAIRTNAAIGGSTNAVIHLLAIAGRVGIDLSLDDWDRCGRDVPTIVNLMPSGKYLMEEFFYAGGLPVVLKRLGEAGLLHKDALTVSGETVWDEVKDVVNWNEDVILPAEKALTASGGIVVLRGNLAPKGAVLKPSAASPHLLVHKGRAVVFEDIDDYKAKINDDNLDIDETCIMVMKNCGPKGYPGMAEVGNMGLPPKVLKKGILDMVRISDARMSGTAYGTVVLHTSPEAAVGGPLAVVKNGDMIELDVPNRRLHLDISEEELARRLAEWQPNHDLPTSGYAFLHQQHVEGADTGADLDFLKGCRGNAVGKDSH
- a CDS encoding HD domain-containing phosphohydrolase yields the protein MPLLIVDDSESSLLALETAVRGFAGCVVESFTNPLEALDRCQAVDFDVVLVDYMMPQMNGIEMIRRLRRRPGYEDVPVVMITSQAKRSVRLEALEAGATDFLAKPFDPLELQARVLNLMALHKAQLALADRAKSLDMAFRHATEQADMREQEIIWCLAQAMASRDGNTGDHIERVANIAELIAEGLGLDRIQRRNIYLAAPLHDIGKIAIPDAILQKPGKLERHEIERMREHVPIGVAILANSSAELSRVATAIIAGHHEKWDGSGYPKGLSGDAIPIEARIVAVADVFEALCSDRPYKQAWPIEQAYEEIIACSGSHFDPACVAAFRRKWPAIRALFEHGAGENHHMAVLNG
- a CDS encoding transglutaminase family protein, whose protein sequence is MRLKISHLTEYRYDEPAQFSLQRLRLTPPTNATQKVLGWALKVEGATPEVEYDDQYGNHVNLVSLEGEQDVTRILAEGEVETGDNNGVTGPHTGFCPLWLFLRDTPLTKGGKLVKELIKGVGGDNELARMHALMAAIHETVDYRPGTSNTETTAEQALERKSGVCQDHAHIFIAAARALQVPARYISGYLMMEEKIEQAATHAWAEAHIPGLGWVGFDPANEICPDARYIRVASGLCYRDAAPISGMRIGTPGETLSVTVKVEDGGQMQSQSQS
- a CDS encoding alpha-E domain-containing protein; its protein translation is MLGRTANGLYWMFRYIERAENIARLIDAGLRMSLTRSSTGDDNWDGVLQSAGVREAYDEGHNKLTNADAIDYLLRDRTNPSSVMSCIDSGRNNARMVRTALTRETWEATNECWIDLKSLLEKRVKAAEMPEVIDVIKRRAGLIRGAFHGSTLRNELYNFARIGTFIERADNTSRILDVKYYVLLPSVSAVGSSLDNVQWESILRSVSAHRAYSWAYDGEYRAMNIADFLTLNVQMPRSLAYCYEKIVSNLGYLAQDYEARLPAHDTADSIRTTLQTRAIRDIMDQGLHEFLEDFVSRNNKLGAEISDGYRFYV
- a CDS encoding circularly permuted type 2 ATP-grasp protein; translation: MAFDEMITGDESSRPPYEKYFEWYNSQDRAHLIAKSRDAENIFRKTGITFAVYGHADSSEKLIPFDIIPRIISAREWRKLAQGIEQRVIALNAFLDDIYHKQEIIRAGRVPRELIENNVTFIPEMIGFRPPGGVYTHIVGTDIVRTGEDQFYVLEDNARTPSGVSYMLENRETMMQMFPELFHENKVQRVEDYPYLLRQSLASLAPPGCKGKPRVAVLTPGIYNSAYYEHSFLADMMGVELVEGADLRVIDGKVKMRTTRGYEAIDVLYRRVDDDFLDPLTFRSDSALGIPGIMDVYRSGNITIANAPGTGICDDKAIYSYMPEIVEFYTGRKALLENVPTWRCSEADSLKYVLEHLEELVVKEVHGSGGYGMLVGPTASKKERADFAEKLKAKPNNYIAQPTLSLSTVPILVNKGIAPRHVDLRPYVLVSDKVQIIPGGLTRVALKQGSLVVNSSQGGGTKDTWVLED
- a CDS encoding DMT family transporter codes for the protein MSLDRLAPAVFVLLWSTGWVVAKYASLHSEPFTFLSIRYALSAAAFLALCLVVRAQWPSRAAALRAVYSGFFLHGFYLAGLWWAIANGVPAGISGIIAALQPLLTAMAAPFLIGERLQQAQKLGLALGFVGIAIAISPKLLDPATADLTHAALPLAINLVAMASVTYGTLYQKKHLQAGDLRTIATLQYVGALILTLPLSLVFEHQHFDGAAQAYGALAWSVFGLSMGGVGLLLYLIRRGQVSRAASLIYLMPPAVALEAFIAFGEPLTLPLIVGTVVVVTGVYLTNRRAFREHRPAEA